A single region of the Thermococcus zilligii AN1 genome encodes:
- a CDS encoding acyl-CoA mutase large subunit family protein: MTFDKDKLAKIREEEKRWEETTVKKFLQSAPERKEKFTTEDGFEIKRVYTPADLGEDWEYTEKLGFPGEYPFTRGVYATMYRGRFWTMRQYAGFGTAEESNRRYKYLLEQGQTGLSVAFDLPTQLGYDSDHPMAEGEVGKVGVAIDSLRDMEILFDGIPLDRVSTSMTINSTAANLLAMYILVAEKQGVTQDKLRGTVQNDILKEYIARGTYIFPPQPSMRLTTDIIMYCAEKVPKWNPISISGYHIREAGANAVQEVAFTLADGIEYVKAVIERGMDVDKFAPRLSFFFNAHNNFLEEIAKFRAARRLWAYIMKEWFNAKNPESMMLRFHTQTAGSTLTAQQPENNIVRVAIQALAAVLGGTQSLHTNSYDEALSLPTEKSVRIALRTQQIIAYESGVVDTVDPLGGSYYIEWLTDHIYEEALKYIEKIQKMGGMMRAIERGYVQKEIADAAYKYQKEIEEKKRIIVGVNEFIVDEPLDVEILKVDPSIREKQIERLRKLRGERDSRKVKEALDKLRKAAETEDENLMPYIIEAHRHLATLGEVTDVLREIWGEYRAPLVF; the protein is encoded by the coding sequence ATGACCTTCGATAAGGATAAGCTCGCCAAGATTCGCGAGGAGGAGAAGCGCTGGGAGGAAACTACCGTCAAGAAGTTTCTCCAGAGTGCTCCGGAGAGAAAGGAGAAGTTCACGACGGAGGACGGTTTTGAGATAAAGCGCGTTTACACCCCGGCGGACCTCGGCGAAGATTGGGAGTACACCGAAAAGCTCGGCTTCCCGGGTGAATACCCCTTCACGAGGGGTGTCTACGCGACGATGTATCGCGGCCGTTTCTGGACAATGAGGCAGTACGCTGGCTTTGGAACAGCTGAGGAGAGCAACAGGCGCTACAAATACCTCCTCGAGCAGGGGCAGACCGGTCTGAGCGTTGCCTTCGATTTGCCGACCCAGCTCGGCTACGACTCCGACCACCCGATGGCCGAGGGCGAGGTCGGTAAGGTTGGAGTTGCCATTGATTCCCTCCGGGACATGGAGATACTCTTCGATGGAATTCCCCTCGACAGGGTCTCCACAAGCATGACCATAAACTCCACCGCCGCAAACCTTCTCGCCATGTACATCCTCGTTGCCGAGAAGCAGGGCGTGACCCAGGACAAACTCCGCGGAACGGTTCAGAACGACATCCTCAAGGAGTACATTGCCAGGGGCACCTACATCTTCCCGCCCCAGCCGAGTATGCGCCTTACAACCGATATCATCATGTACTGTGCCGAGAAAGTTCCCAAGTGGAACCCGATAAGCATAAGCGGCTACCACATCCGCGAGGCTGGAGCAAACGCCGTCCAGGAGGTTGCCTTCACCCTCGCCGACGGTATAGAGTACGTTAAGGCCGTCATAGAGAGGGGCATGGACGTCGACAAGTTCGCCCCGAGGCTGAGCTTCTTCTTCAACGCCCACAACAACTTCCTCGAGGAGATCGCCAAGTTCAGGGCGGCAAGAAGGCTCTGGGCTTACATCATGAAGGAGTGGTTCAACGCCAAGAACCCTGAATCCATGATGCTCCGCTTCCACACCCAGACGGCGGGTTCAACCCTGACAGCTCAACAGCCCGAGAACAACATCGTCAGGGTTGCAATCCAGGCCTTGGCGGCAGTTCTCGGAGGAACCCAGAGCCTGCACACAAACTCCTACGACGAGGCCCTGAGCCTGCCCACCGAGAAGAGCGTCAGGATAGCCCTCAGAACCCAGCAGATAATCGCCTACGAGAGCGGCGTCGTTGATACCGTTGACCCCCTCGGAGGAAGCTACTACATCGAGTGGCTCACTGACCACATCTACGAGGAGGCCCTCAAGTACATCGAGAAGATCCAGAAGATGGGCGGGATGATGAGGGCCATTGAGCGCGGTTACGTCCAGAAGGAGATAGCGGATGCGGCCTACAAGTACCAGAAGGAAATAGAGGAGAAGAAGCGCATCATCGTCGGCGTAAACGAGTTCATAGTTGACGAACCGCTTGATGTGGAGATCCTCAAGGTCGACCCGAGCATCAGGGAGAAGCAGATCGAGAGGCTCAGGAAGCTGAGGGGCGAGCGCGACAGCAGGAAGGTCAAGGAGGCCCTGGACAAGCTGAGAAAAGCGGCCGAAACCGAGGACGAGAACCTGATGCCTTACATCATCGAGGCCCACAGGCACCTCGCTACCCTCGGGGAGGTCACCGACGTCCTGAGGGAGATATGGGGTGAGTACAGGGCACCGCTGGTGTTCTGA
- a CDS encoding 50S ribosomal protein L39e: protein MARNKPLAKKLRLAKAAKQNRRVPVWVIVKTNRKVMTHPKRRHWRRTKLKE from the coding sequence ATGGCGAGGAACAAGCCACTCGCAAAGAAGCTGAGGCTCGCTAAGGCAGCAAAGCAGAACAGGCGCGTTCCGGTCTGGGTTATCGTTAAGACCAACAGGAAGGTTATGACTCACCCTAAGAGGAGGCACTGGAGGAGGACCAAGCTTAAGGAGTGA
- a CDS encoding 50S ribosomal protein L31e yields the protein MPIKPGEEVIFVVPIKKIKKRVPRWKRAPRAARFLREWIARHAKADEVVIGTDVNGKIWERGAEKPPNKLRVKVVVEENEGKRIARVSLA from the coding sequence ATGCCGATAAAGCCAGGTGAAGAGGTCATATTCGTTGTCCCCATCAAGAAGATAAAGAAGCGCGTTCCACGCTGGAAGAGGGCACCGAGGGCGGCTCGCTTCCTCCGCGAGTGGATAGCAAGGCACGCCAAGGCCGACGAGGTCGTCATCGGTACCGACGTCAACGGGAAGATCTGGGAGCGCGGCGCTGAGAAGCCGCCCAACAAGCTCCGCGTCAAGGTCGTTGTCGAGGAGAACGAAGGCAAGAGGATTGCCAGGGTCTCCCTCGCCTGA
- a CDS encoding translation initiation factor IF-6, whose product MHIERLDFENSPYLGVYGVATDRVVLVREGLNEKKLNVLREVLKVPVVETSVMKSRIVGIFTAGNSNAILVPWYIWDAELEHIRNSFRESGVDTEIVPFKSTLTALGNLILANDRAALISAKFTREEAKKLEDILGVEVERGVIADYHAVGSAGVVTNKGGLVHPEATDEELEWLRGLFGVDIYVGTANMGVPFVGSCMLANSNGVVVGHLTTGPEIVKIEEALGFLD is encoded by the coding sequence ATGCACATAGAAAGGCTTGATTTTGAGAACTCACCGTATCTCGGCGTTTACGGCGTTGCGACCGATAGGGTAGTGCTGGTTAGAGAGGGCCTTAATGAGAAGAAGCTCAACGTTCTCCGGGAAGTCCTTAAAGTTCCGGTAGTTGAGACGAGCGTTATGAAGTCGCGCATAGTGGGAATTTTTACCGCCGGCAACTCGAACGCCATACTGGTCCCGTGGTACATATGGGATGCTGAGCTGGAGCACATAAGGAACTCCTTCAGGGAGAGCGGAGTTGACACCGAAATAGTCCCCTTTAAGAGCACTCTCACTGCCCTTGGGAACCTGATCCTTGCCAACGACAGGGCGGCCTTGATAAGCGCCAAGTTCACCCGGGAAGAGGCAAAGAAGCTCGAAGACATACTCGGCGTCGAGGTTGAGAGGGGAGTGATAGCGGACTATCATGCGGTCGGCAGTGCCGGCGTTGTTACGAATAAAGGCGGTCTGGTTCATCCTGAAGCGACGGATGAGGAGCTCGAATGGCTTAGGGGTCTCTTCGGGGTTGACATATACGTTGGAACCGCCAACATGGGTGTGCCTTTCGTCGGCTCGTGCATGCTGGCCAACTCCAATGGTGTTGTTGTGGGCCACCTGACCACCGGGCCCGAGATAGTGAAAATTGAAGAGGCTTTGGGATTCCTTGACTGA
- the rpl18a gene encoding 50S ribosomal protein L18Ae, with product MEVKVFRVRGTFERLGKKQPFTKEYRALNEEHVKELVYSEIGSKHVVPRTKIWIESIEEISPEEAENMVVRRLSLQL from the coding sequence ATGGAGGTTAAGGTCTTCCGCGTCAGGGGTACCTTCGAAAGGCTCGGAAAGAAGCAGCCCTTCACTAAGGAGTACAGGGCTTTGAATGAGGAGCACGTTAAGGAGCTTGTTTACTCCGAGATAGGAAGCAAGCACGTGGTTCCAAGGACCAAAATATGGATAGAAAGCATTGAGGAGATCAGCCCGGAAGAGGCAGAGAACATGGTCGTTAGAAGGCTCAGCCTTCAACTCTGA